Below is a window of Nicotiana tabacum cultivar K326 chromosome 19, ASM71507v2, whole genome shotgun sequence DNA.
acattaagtttgaattgatcCTCTAGGTCCACCCTTATGTCTTTCACCTTATATTTAGAATTATTTTAGACTTTGTTCTTGAAATAGTGTGCTAAAACTTGGGGAGTGGCTCTTTCATTCTTGTATGTTGGCTTATAATTATGTTATGATTTCAAAGTTTTAATTTTAAATCCTTGATCTCTATTATCCTAAGATATCAAGCACCTAAAAGGACAACCAACATCACATTTGTATCTAACTCTACTAGTATCACTCTTTAAAACTTTAGGCCCTTTTCATTAGCAATTGCATAAAATCCCACAATTCTTTTAGCTTCAGCCAAATCTCTAAAACTCATACCCTTTTTCAAGTCTTTATACTTGTCCAGTTTGTCATTGACTTCTTTAGTCCTTTCCTTACTAAAGAGATTCAATTGATCACTATCATAATCACTAGAGTCAAGTTCATATGCTTTCTCTTCCTTACATGACTCACAATCAGTCCCAACATCTACTATGACACTGTGAGGTTCATTATGGTGACTTATGCTAGGAGCTGACACGTGTTCTTCACCCTCATAAATAGCAAAGAATTGAAGCACACTAAACTGATTAGATAAGAGTTGTTGTAGTGTTCTGATTCCCGAATCACCTTCAACCAGAAAGTACCTACCCGAAGGCCCTGTTACTAGAAGTTGTTCTACCTTCTTAAACCCATATTTTTCAATGTATTCTGAATAATTATCTATATAAGATAGCAAATCCATATCATAGACTTGCAACAATTGATTTAATTTTTTAATGTATATTATTTGAGGGTTCAAGACCAACCCGCCCCCATAATTCAACACCAAGTCCACCTTTTCAACCATTCTTCATTGAAGTCACATGCAAGCCCTAAAAGAAAGGGGAAAGTGACTCATCAGACATataaatagaagaagaaaaaactatCAATATTTAATATCGTAAAGTACAGATAAGAATAAAGTTTAATGGACCACATACaactagaaatgaaaaaaataaacacaaaagctTAGAATAAAGAACTGATTGAGCAGACAACAAGGCCCCATCGGAACCCTAAATTGTTGTCATCCATAAAACAAATATACTAAAAACAGACAACAAAAAATGAAGAGGAGCCACATGCAACCTCAAAATTACTAAGCAATGACATTAAAAGTATCAAAGAAGCGGCAAAAGAATCCCCACAACTCAAAAGTAACACTAAATGATAAATTTTCAAAATTCCTAACCATATTTATTCAACAAAAACAGTAAAAACTTACTTGAACAGAGAAAAGACTTTAAAATTTGATCTTCAACTTGAATCTTTCGAAGAGATATAGCAGAGAGCAGCCAGATGTTTTACCCTACATCATCGCTATCATCGCAGCAAGTTTGAGAGAATAAGAAATGGTTCTTGGGTTTAGAAATCATCGACTAGGTTAGGTTTAATGGGTAAGATCTCATGGGTCGCGTAGAATGGGTGGGTTGGACATATTTTCGGTGGATTTCAAATCAACTAATAGTATAATGCCACATCACTaaaataacttaaatttttaaacaGATCTGGGTTATTTTGGTTGTTAACTATAAGGGCAGTTGTGAGCCAAAATATTAACGGGAATGTTATATTTAGCTCAATAGGCAGATGAGGAGCAATTTTAGACCAATTCTGATAGTTCAGGGGCAATTCAGACCCATTCTACAAGCGGCTACCTAATGTCATTTATGCACCTTTAGGAGTATGTGCTATATTATTAACCATAGTAGAAAACACTGAATTAGGGTTGACAAAGAAAAACATGAATTAGGTTGCGGGAAAAAATCATGAATTTTGTTCGAATCTGGCATTTGAACTCGGTTGGAATTATGATCTTTTCGCCTAAACCATAGTTCCAACTTCCAACCGAGTTTGAATGATAGACTGGCAGTTGAGCATCCTTATTTCTTACGTAGTTAATTTgtgaataaaaaagaaaataaataagattgaTCCGTTCTATTTAATTAAgcagagtaagaagaaagaaaaattatgtaGCTTCTTACATGATTCCAATTATGTACTCCACTAGTTTTCCACAGCTCCCAAAAGAATACTAGTTCGGATGATGTACTTTGGAAATGATAAGAGGAACACAAATTCCAGCTAATTAATCAGAAAAGTTACCAATTTCCCCCAAGCTGTTAGTATACGATTATCTTAAATCTTAGACAGGACGCTCTTGCAGTATACTGATGACTTCAACATGAGAAAATCAGGTGCACATGCCTTGGCTAAATGAAATTTATTTGGTAAAAGAATTTTGATATACTTGGTAATCCCCACTTCCCTTTGTTACATAATGTCATATTCTAGTATTACAAATATGTattaaacaagaaaaataatctGCATAGCTATGCATTTTTACAATGAAGTTTCCTCAAACAAATAAAGCAGTGCAAAGACTGAGGATACATGATTTTGGCATCacctatttcttttgttttatctaTGGGCGTGCCATATAATAGTCAAGATACAAGTAGTACTAATCAGATTTTACAAATATTGATCATCTTGCTACATAGGAAATAAGCATCAAACAAGCAGTTCAGAATTCGTTTATATTGAAAGTAGTGAATTTCTGACCATAGAAAAAAGGTGAGAACTGCAGAAATTGCAACAGACATCTCCAACCCACCTCCATTTTCACATCCAAACTCCATTTTAGAGTCAAAAATTGAGGAATTTTGCTCCAACCCAGCTGCAAATTTGCCTCCATTTTGGAGAGTGATCAGTGTCACTCCAAATTCATCCACTTCATCACTATTccctattatttttttattattttttattatttaatccttttaatttatcatattaTATAAACCTAATTATGTTTacgtaatatctttataatattaattttacatcttaattttggcgtataattttgataaattaattttcgtacatatattaattttttgtaaaatggtaagttaattttattataagttataattgtataaaaaaatatataaccaTCACAAAAATGAAAGGTGCAAATATAAAATGCaagatgttgctaaaattgaaaagtgaaattgaaaatacataaaataaaaatacattaaaattgaaaatacattaaattaaaaatacataaaaattgaaaCTACATTAAATAACATAATAATTTAGTAGGGAGGTAAGTATTGAATTATCTTGTATCTCAATGATTTCACGTTTATTTGAATTATCCATTAATATCTATAATCAGTATAATatttgcttacaaattatattatttaaaaaattatggtataaaataattttatttcaaatggttttataagaaagaaatatgaattATATTGGATGAagatgtaaaaaagaaaaaaagataggatttgtttaatggaaataaaaaacaaaatttaaataaataataataacataatatagaagagagagaagaatataaaaaggaatattttttttttgaagtaaaAAATGGAGTAATGATTGGAGTTAGTTTAGAGAAAATGGGAACTGCAACTCATGATTGTATTCTTAGAGTTAAAGCACAATACTAAGTAGAGTTTCTTTGTACTGACAGTGTAAAAATATTAACACAATCAGGTCATTTACGAGGTAATTAGAGATAAAAATCTATGATAAGTACACTAATAGTGTAACAAGTGTTTACGTTGTCactgtatataacttaaatcctatTAAGTACTGCAAATGACATGACGATTCTTCATTCTGCTAGCTAGCATACATCAGTCCTTTGAGTTCCTTGCTGAAATGGCTGTCAACAAATTGTTCATTTTGTAAATTTGCGTTAACGTACACAATATAAAAAGTACTATTCATATATGTAACTTCATTTTCCTAAAGAATCCAACAGTGGTAGCACTAGATGATCATTCCTCCATCACTTTACAACATCTCTGGAGGGCTGAAGCAACATGATCATCTTTAATACCGCTTAATCTGATTTTCGTCTGATAAGCCGAAAACATTGGATGTCACACCGAAGAACCACAAGATGCTAGTGACCTTGCATTCTGTGTCCTTGAATTTGAACCCCATTCTATGGCTTCTGCAACTTCTCGCTTGCATTCATTTGTAGATATTATACTGTCTTCAGTTGACATTGACATCGTGGATGGTGCTCGAGTTGGAGAAGCGAATGGTGAAGCCAATCCTTCTGCTTCAGGTGCTATTGAAAGGGTACTGAGAGCGGTGACCACATCACTGATCAGAGGACGTACTGCTGGATCATCTTGCAAACACATCGAAGCAATAGCAACTGCTTGATTGAAACTTTTCTTTGGGAAATTTGCTTCAAGAAGTGGATCAGCTAGTTCAAGGTATCTCCTTGTGTCTTTGAATATTGGTTCAGCCTGAAACAAGTACAAGAGCATAACTTTTAGCTTAAATTATTTTCAGTAATAGAATATTAATAATGAAAATGCTCATTATGTCAAAGCAGAAAGGAAGGAGAAATGTTTTGCTTACCCAAGTAACTAAATTCTGCTGATGCCCATTCCTCGTGATATCGACTGCTCTCTTTCCCGTAATTAGCTCCAATAAAACTACACCGAAGCTATAGACATCGGACTTGATAGTCAATTTGCCAGTGAGTTGGTACTCAGGAGCACAATAGCCGTATGTTCCCATTACTCTTGAAGAAACATGAGTGTTATCCCCCGTAGGTCCAACCTTGGCTAATCCAAAGTCTGAAAGTTTTGCATTATATTCCTTATCCAGCAAGATGTTGGAGGACTTCAAGTCACGGTAAATAACAGGCGGATTTGCTTTATGATGTAAATATTCTAGTCCCCTGGCAGCATGTAATGATATTTTCATCCTTGTGAACCAATCTAGTGGAATTTTATCTGGTTCAATATCTGAAGAAATGCATAGATATGATTCTCCATTAGTTTGACAATTTTCAATGTGTTGCTTCAGTATGCAGAGTTAACAGATCGTGAATATAGAAGGGAAATAAGTCGGCTATTTTCACAAATGCAGGTAACGTGAGAAAGCTAACGAAAACAATTACCAAGCAGATGATCCTCCAATGATCCCAATGGCATGTACTCATAGACCAGAAGTCTTTGATCTCCATCAGCGCAATACCCAATTAAATTTACAAGATTTGGATGGTGCAGAAGGCTCAACATCAACACCTCTACTAGGAATTCTCGGTTTCCTTGCAATCCATTACGGTCGAGCTGTTTAACTGCTACAATCTGAAGAAAATGAAGTGATGATTAGTACAATTTCAGGGCAAAATGCTATCTATGTACAGAAAAGATGGCAGAATTTTCTTAAGCCTTGAGCACCTGTCCAGTTTTGTTCAGGAGACCTTTGTAAACACGTCCAAATCCACCTTCACCTATCAGACATTCTGCTCGGAAATTCTTTGTAGCTGTTGCCAGTTCCCTGAAGGTGAAAGTTTGAGCTGCAATGTTGTTCTGGCCGTCGCCTTTGTTAGAAGCCTTTTGGTGTGTGGCTTCTGCTGCCACCTTTCTAGTACTTTCTGCGGACAAAGTTAGAAGATTTATGTATTAGGAAAGCAAAGCACCAGCTAAAATACTTGAACGGCCGCTCAATGCACCCTATCCCCACAGTGCTTCTACTAAAATGTATGAATCTCTCCTCTGAAAGCTGAAGTTGCTAGAGGTAACACTCTTAACATATCTACTCACTGAAAGTATTTTATTGACAGGTACATTAAAACTCCAACTCGAGACCTCTACTGCTTTATTACCATATCGAATTGTGTGAACATCTTATCTAAAACTTTATACTACCAGAGAGAGAGATCACTTATTTATTTTAGGTCTACAATAGCCCCCCTCTCTTTTACTGTTTTGTTGTTATAAAAGTTGGGAAGAACAGTCCCCCAGTCTTTCAATGGCAAGAACACAGCCCGTGATATGTGGGTTAGGCgcaggggcggagctagcctTTCGAATATGGGTTCGGTCAAACCCAATAACTTTGGTTCAAACCCTGTATTTGTCTTGCAAAATCCATTGAATATCTACAAATTATTAaattagaacccagtaacttaaaatgACTAGAATCCCgaattcataaacttcaaatACTGGTTTCGCCTCTAGCTAGGCGTAATTGGAACCTTGCAGTGGACTAAAAGCATTGTATTTAAGTCGATAATTATAGATGAGTGGGCCATTAACACCAAATTTAGAACAGTACGCTAGCTGATCCTCGGGAATTTTTCGATTATAAAACAATCGAAAATTTTCATATGTTTTTTAAAGTCACCAAAATGCTGTTTTAAAGTTATCATTTTAATGAAACATTTCATATGGTCATACCCAAGAAATTGCGACAACCTTACCAGAGGGAAGTTGTGGACGCTGAGAATGAGAATGAGAACGCAGCTCTTGCTGTGATTTTGGCCTCGATAAAGAATATTGTGCACATTGTTGGAGACTTTCCCTGTGATTAGCAACAGCAGCTGCAGATGTTTCTCTTTTGTTGCTGTGTATTCTTTTGAATACCTTCTTTTCATTCGAcgaaaaacatgaaaaacaacccATGTTTTTTAATCAATCCTTTGCAGGAATGGCTTTAAAttttctaaaaaagaaaaggGTAAAAACAAATTCTATAATCTTGATGCTATAAATTGATTTAGGCAATCCTTAAGAGCTATTTGCCTTCTATAAAGAGCTAAAAGTTTGATCTGCAAAATCTAACAAATGTCTAGGCCAACTTCTAAGAACTCAATCTTGATAGCATCAAAAGAATGAGAACTGTAAACACCT
It encodes the following:
- the LOC107759332 gene encoding putative serine/threonine-protein kinase PBL25 is translated as MGCFSCFSSNEKKVFKRIHSNKRETSAAAVANHRESLQQCAQYSLSRPKSQQELRSHSHSQRPQLPSESTRKVAAEATHQKASNKGDGQNNIAAQTFTFRELATATKNFRAECLIGEGGFGRVYKGLLNKTGQIVAVKQLDRNGLQGNREFLVEVLMLSLLHHPNLVNLIGYCADGDQRLLVYEYMPLGSLEDHLLDIEPDKIPLDWFTRMKISLHAARGLEYLHHKANPPVIYRDLKSSNILLDKEYNAKLSDFGLAKVGPTGDNTHVSSRVMGTYGYCAPEYQLTGKLTIKSDVYSFGVVLLELITGKRAVDITRNGHQQNLVTWAEPIFKDTRRYLELADPLLEANFPKKSFNQAVAIASMCLQDDPAVRPLISDVVTALSTLSIAPEAEGLASPFASPTRAPSTMSMSTEDSIISTNECKREVAEAIEWGSNSRTQNARSLASCGSSV